The following is a genomic window from Corynebacterium incognita.
AAAACGGTCGGGCCTCGAAATAGCTTTCACACTTTATGCGTTTGTTGAAAAGGCCTGATATTACTCAAGTAGAGAGAGAAAATAATGAAACAGTGGGTAGCTAATAAGTTTGGAGAGCCTGCAGAGGTTTTGACCTTGCGTGACGCTAATTTGCCCTCAGCAGGTCCAGGGGAAGCAGTTGTAAGGGTTCTCACCGCCAGTCTCGCGTTGCCTGACCTGATGATGGTCAAGGGGAACTATCCCATGGTGGCGCAACCGCCTGTTGTGCCTGGTCAAGAAGTTGTTGGAATCGTGGAAGAGGCAGGCGAAGGATTTCCTCATGCTGTAGGTACCCGGGTCGTCGGAGGCTCTCACTTTGACCGCGGATTCGGCGGGTTCGGAGAGTATTCGCTGATGCCCGCCTGGAGCGCATTCGAAGTGTTGGATGAACTTACTGATGAGCAGGCAGTAGGTTTTGTTGGCTCCTATCACTTGGCGCACATCGGTTTGTTTCACCGTGCTCACTTGAAAGAAGGGGAGACCGTGCTAGTACTCGGTGGTGCAGGGCGCACGGGTTCTGCCGCCATCCAAGTGGCCAAGGCGATGGGGGTGACTGTCATCGCTACTGCACGTTCAGAAGAATCTGCTGATTTCTGCGTTCAGCAGGGGGCAGATTTTGTGGTTTCCAGAGCCGACGAGCTGCCGGAAGGAGTTTCCATCGACGTCATTTACGACACCGTCGGTGCGACAGTATATAAAGACTTCGCAGGACTGTTTAACCGTGGTGCCCGTCTGCTCCTCGTAGGATTCGCTAGTGGTACGGACACTGTACTAGACACACACGATTT
Proteins encoded in this region:
- a CDS encoding zinc-binding dehydrogenase, which gives rise to MKQWVANKFGEPAEVLTLRDANLPSAGPGEAVVRVLTASLALPDLMMVKGNYPMVAQPPVVPGQEVVGIVEEAGEGFPHAVGTRVVGGSHFDRGFGGFGEYSLMPAWSAFEVLDELTDEQAVGFVGSYHLAHIGLFHRAHLKEGETVLVLGGAGRTGSAAIQVAKAMGVTVIATARSEESADFCVQQGADFVVSRADELPEGVSIDVIYDTVGATVYKDFAGLFNRGARLLLVGFASGTDTVLDTHDLLMRDYSAVGVLSTFRTASEQESSLAALSQMLKDGVIDPPVAGVWDFADVPRAMQVRSAKAHGQSVIRVST